AACAAAGCGGACAAAGTTAATTACCGATATTTTGGGAATTGTTGCGGGTGCTATCCTTGCCGCTTACGGGATTCAAGGCTTTATTGTATACTCTGGGTTAAGCGGAGGTGGAGTGGGAGGTATTGCTCTGCTCCTTTTCTATACGTTAGGTTTGCCGATTGGGATTATGACCTTTATTCTCAATGTACCTTTATTAGTGTTGGGCTGGCGTGAGATTGACAAGAAATTTGTCTTTAAAACCATATGGGGCTTGGCCGTTTTTTCTGTGTTTTTGGATTTGTTTAGGGGGGTTCAGCCCTTAGACTTTAGTGATGTTTTCTTAGGGGCACTTTATGGAGGAGTTATCTCTGGACTGGCTTCCGCCGTCGTATTCCACTTTGGCGGGAGCTTAGGAGGCACTGACATTATCTCCAAAGTTATTCAGCAAAAGTACGGGGTGCCTATGGGAACGTCTGCACTAGCAATTAATGGTGTTATCATTTTGATATCCTGGGCTGTGCTGGGTTCAAAAGCAGCTCTCTATACATTGGTTTTGCTCTTTGTCTATGGACGGGTATTGGATATTATCCAGAGCGGTGTCCCTTCCAAATCAATTACCATAATTT
This Desulfosporosinus orientis DSM 765 DNA region includes the following protein-coding sequences:
- a CDS encoding YitT family protein, producing the protein MKLTKRTKLITDILGIVAGAILAAYGIQGFIVYSGLSGGGVGGIALLLFYTLGLPIGIMTFILNVPLLVLGWREIDKKFVFKTIWGLAVFSVFLDLFRGVQPLDFSDVFLGALYGGVISGLASAVVFHFGGSLGGTDIISKVIQQKYGVPMGTSALAINGVIILISWAVLGSKAALYTLVLLFVYGRVLDIIQSGVPSKSITIISDRSEALVDRIMVDLGRGATFLHGRGAYSCEPKDIIICVVSLPEVGRLKRAVREVDPQAFIIIQNAGEVFGSGFIANE